The Pseudanabaena sp. ABRG5-3 genome includes the window TAAGGCGCTTTACATGGGTGTCAACGGTCACGCCTGCATTGATCCCATAAGCATGGGCTAAGACCACATTGGCAGTTTTGCGAGCTACCCCTGGCAGTTTGAGTAGCTTTTCCATGGTGTTGGGGACTCGACCATCAAAGTCCCTCATAATCATTTCGCAAGCACCACGAATATTTTTAGCTTTGTTGCGATAAAAACCTGTGGAATGGACTAATTCCATGAGTTCATCAAGATCAGCATTGGCTAGGGCGATCGCATCGGGAAAACGGGCAAATAATTTGGGTGTCACCATATTCACCCGCTCATCGGTGCATTGAGCCGAGAGAATTACCGCTACTAAAAGCTGCACAGGGGTTTCATAATCTAGGGAACAGGTGGCATCGGGATATAACCGTTTCAGGCGAATGAGGATCTCGTTAGCTCGAACTTTTTTAGATGAACGTTTGGTAATAATTCCCATGATTAGCAGCGCATTTTGGCAATTCTGAAACTGTGAAAGTCATACCGAGGGTATGGCTTTCATCGGTCTTAATCTTCTTCGACGCGACTTGCACCTCGCTCGTAATGTTTGCAAATACCACGACGGCTAGATTTAATAAAATCGCAAAATAATTGAATATCAGGATTATCCGCAAATTCGAGATCTGACTCGAGGAATTCGATCGCTTGAGTACGATTGCGATCAGATTTGTAAATCACATCATAGGCTGAGAGGATCGCTCGGCGGCGCTCGTGACTAAAACCATTGCGGCGCAGACCAAGGCGATTGAGTCCCAACACCATATTTGTATCAACTGCCATGCAGTAGGGGGGAACATCCATACCAAGGCGAGTTTGTCCACGAATCATCGCATAGGAGCCAATGCGCGTAAACTGATGCACTACGGAATCCCCACCCATAAAAGCATTGTTATGCACCTCTACATAACCTGCTAGCAAGACGTTATTTACTAAAATTACGCGATCGCTGATTGTGCAGTTGTGGGCAACATGTGCGCCTGTAAATAGCAAATTATCATTACCGATTTTGGTAGCCGAGCCTTCCTTTGTACCACGGTTGACGGTGACATATTCTCGCAATACATTGCGATCGCCAATTTCCACAAAACTAATTGCGCCTTTGTAGGAGGTATCCTGAGGCTCTGAGCCAACTATTGCCCCATAGCCAATCTGATTATCATTGCCGAGCTTCGTATGCCCCGTCACGATTGCCCTAGCTCTAATCTCGCAGCGATCGCCGATCTCCACAAACTCGTCAACAATGGCATCAGCTCCGATGGATGTCCCTTCACCAATTTTGGCATTAGGGTGGACGATGGCGCGGGGATGAATCGTAATATTAGTATTTGGCATTGAAATGGCGGTCTAGAGTCTGGAGCGCAAGAAAATAAGCAATAGTTTATTGCAATAGTGTAGCAATCATTCATTTAGTGTGAGTGGCGCTTTAAACTGTAATTTTTTTAGTGTGGTGATGTCCCACTCTCTGAGTGGGACATCACCACCTATAGCAATAAAAGGGTTGCTTAGGACATAAAAACCAAAATACAAGTGGTGCTTTGCACCACTTGTATTTTGGTTTTTATTTTGTATTGCTATGGGTGCTGAGAATCGCCCAAAAATCTAAAAAATCTAATTTTTAGTCAAGATGCCAAATTTATAAAGGCGTTGCACAATTTCTTCCAGTAACTGCACATAGCTAAAGTTTGTCTTTTGGAGGATTTTCTGGACAGAACCACTCAACCGTACATAATCTTCGTTAGTCAGATCCTTAGCGGTAATGATGATAATGGGAATGGAAGGAAGATCTTGCCGCAACCTAAGTAAATGAATGAACTCAAACCCGTCGATATTTGGCATCATCAGATCCAGCAAAATTAATTGGGGAGTCTGTTTAACCAGTACCGCCAACGCCTCATGTCCATCCTGTGCCTCCATAACAAGGCAATTCTCCTTTTCTAACATGCGCCGTAGCATTGAGCGGATATTGATATCATCTTCGATAATCAAGATTGATAACTGAGCCTTAGGCGTATGGCGATGTTTATCAATTGAGAGAATCAAGCGATCGCGATCGATGGGCTTAAATAAGTAATCATGTGCGCCAATCTCATAACTCTCATGGTAGTCATTATTAATTGTCAGCAAGATAATCGGGATTCCTGAAGTCAATGGTTGCGACTTTAAGTCCTTCAGAACTTCCCAACCATTCATTGACGGCATCTGCACATCTAAAATAATGGCATTAGGCAAAATTTTATGGGCTAAATCCAGACCATCTTCACCATTGAAGGCGGAATAAATAAACACTCCAAGATGGCTCAAATAGGATTTTGTATATTCATGAACATTAGGATCGTCATCAATCACTAAAATCGATGGATAAATTGGTTTCTCTAATTTGTTATCTAAATTTGATTGATTGGCGATCAATGGCTGTTTCGGTGATACTGATAATTTGTGCTTGTTATTCTGTTTCGTGATTTCACTATTAATTGGCAAATAGATTGTGAAGGTTGATCCTTGCCCCAATACACTCTGGACAGTAATTTCACCGCCCATCATCTGACAAAGACGATGGCTAATGGCAAGTCCTAAACCTGTACCTCCATACTGACGAGTCGTAGAGCTATCAGCTTGATTAAAAGGTTGAAACAGCTTTTGAATATTTTCAGGGCTAATGCCAATT containing:
- the nth gene encoding endonuclease III, encoding MGIITKRSSKKVRANEILIRLKRLYPDATCSLDYETPVQLLVAVILSAQCTDERVNMVTPKLFARFPDAIALANADLDELMELVHSTGFYRNKAKNIRGACEMIMRDFDGRVPNTMEKLLKLPGVARKTANVVLAHAYGINAGVTVDTHVKRLTKKLGLTKFEEPIKVERDLMSLLPQRDWENWSIRIIYHGRAVCNARKPACDRCELADLCPSASVK
- the lpxA gene encoding acyl-ACP--UDP-N-acetylglucosamine O-acyltransferase, coding for MPNTNITIHPRAIVHPNAKIGEGTSIGADAIVDEFVEIGDRCEIRARAIVTGHTKLGNDNQIGYGAIVGSEPQDTSYKGAISFVEIGDRNVLREYVTVNRGTKEGSATKIGNDNLLFTGAHVAHNCTISDRVILVNNVLLAGYVEVHNNAFMGGDSVVHQFTRIGSYAMIRGQTRLGMDVPPYCMAVDTNMVLGLNRLGLRRNGFSHERRRAILSAYDVIYKSDRNRTQAIEFLESDLEFADNPDIQLFCDFIKSSRRGICKHYERGASRVEED